One Candidatus Nezhaarchaeales archaeon DNA segment encodes these proteins:
- a CDS encoding DUF3782 domain-containing protein, with the protein MTYLLEELIKLRSDMNEGFNLLKRHIDALGARWGIVSEEAFRSGIRGLIGKELGLKVEKWVKWDAEGYVFGHQANVDVDVAIRDDKTVLVEVKSRVNRADVYVFKRKAELYEKVEKRKPDKLIMITPYVDEDALESAKKFKIEVYTKV; encoded by the coding sequence ATAACGTACCTCCTTGAGGAGCTTATTAAGCTTAGGAGTGACATGAATGAAGGCTTCAACCTTTTGAAGAGGCATATAGACGCCTTGGGGGCTAGGTGGGGTATCGTTTCTGAGGAGGCGTTTAGGAGTGGTATTAGGGGCTTAATCGGGAAGGAGCTAGGGTTAAAGGTTGAGAAGTGGGTTAAATGGGATGCTGAAGGATACGTATTCGGCCACCAGGCTAACGTAGACGTTGACGTAGCCATACGCGACGATAAAACGGTGCTCGTCGAGGTAAAATCCCGCGTAAATAGAGCTGACGTATACGTCTTTAAGAGGAAGGCGGAACTATATGAAAAGGTCGAGAAGAGGAAGCCCGATAAACTCATAATGATTACGCCCTACGTCGATGAAGACGCGTTAGAAAGCGCGAAGAAGTTTAAAATAGAAGTCTACACGAAGGTTTAA
- a CDS encoding glycosyltransferase family 4 protein gives MKVLFTIPAIKGLTGPSIAALNIAKGLAKVGVKVYVVTSDPPLVYAAWLRRLREAGVTIHKARGFKSSYLYWLSLTLKALRVLLREGVDVVHTHTPKVCALIGFLGKAFGRKVVLTLEGDPLEELKNSGLKGRVFGKATWWLSRRMVDAICPCSRWLAKIVVNRFKDLKGKVVPVHNPVDFERFKRAKGGGVREGLGVKGLMVLTPARLDPVKGLNVLIKAARKVVMHVPSTYFVIAGEGPLKEGLRRLAEELGVADKVIFAGFRGDVEELTAACDVLVLPSIYEPFGMPVAEAGACRKPVVASDVGGLTEIVKHGVTGFTVPAGDHEAMAEALIKLLKDRGLRERMGYAGYRMVEESFTPEVIARKMLTVYANLKRPSRRY, from the coding sequence ATGAAGGTACTCTTTACGATTCCGGCTATAAAAGGTTTAACGGGGCCCTCCATAGCCGCCTTAAACATAGCTAAAGGACTCGCTAAGGTAGGCGTAAAGGTGTACGTGGTAACCTCCGATCCTCCGCTAGTTTACGCGGCGTGGTTAAGGAGGCTTAGGGAGGCCGGCGTAACGATTCATAAGGCGCGCGGCTTTAAAAGCTCCTACCTCTACTGGTTAAGCCTCACCCTTAAAGCGTTAAGGGTCTTACTAAGGGAAGGCGTGGACGTAGTTCATACTCATACGCCGAAGGTATGCGCCTTGATAGGCTTCCTCGGGAAGGCGTTCGGAAGGAAGGTTGTCTTAACCTTAGAGGGCGACCCCTTAGAGGAGCTTAAAAACTCGGGGTTGAAGGGCAGGGTGTTCGGGAAGGCTACGTGGTGGTTAAGCCGTAGGATGGTCGACGCGATATGTCCATGCTCGCGGTGGCTCGCTAAGATCGTCGTTAATAGGTTTAAAGACCTTAAAGGCAAGGTGGTACCGGTACATAACCCGGTGGACTTTGAAAGGTTTAAGCGGGCTAAAGGTGGAGGGGTAAGGGAGGGGTTAGGAGTTAAAGGCTTAATGGTGTTAACGCCGGCTAGGCTTGATCCCGTTAAAGGGTTAAACGTACTTATTAAGGCTGCTAGGAAGGTGGTAATGCATGTTCCAAGCACCTACTTCGTAATAGCTGGCGAGGGTCCTTTAAAGGAAGGGTTGAGGAGGCTTGCCGAAGAGTTAGGGGTAGCCGATAAAGTGATATTCGCTGGTTTTAGGGGGGACGTGGAGGAGTTAACCGCTGCATGCGACGTACTGGTTCTACCATCAATCTACGAGCCGTTCGGTATGCCGGTAGCTGAAGCTGGAGCCTGCCGTAAGCCGGTCGTTGCCTCGGACGTAGGCGGCTTAACGGAGATCGTTAAGCACGGTGTTACCGGCTTCACGGTTCCGGCCGGAGACCACGAAGCGATGGCTGAAGCGCTAATAAAACTACTTAAAGACCGAGGATTAAGGGAGCGGATGGGCTACGCCGGCTACAGGATGGTGGAGGAAAGCTTCACCCCGGAGGTTATAGCGAGGAAAATGTTAACGGTATACGCTAACTTAAAGAGGCCTTCACGACGGTACTAG
- the sfsA gene encoding DNA/RNA nuclease SfsA, whose amino-acid sequence MLIERLNRFTLKVRVGRDIVKAYLANPGRLTTVLAPQRKVLLMEVDAIGRRTRYNVFAVKVAGNYVTVSSAFANRIFEEALRRSLLKGFEGYVLKRREAYLKNQCRIDFLLRSVNGKDAYVEVKSCTEVVNGVALFPDAPSERGRRHVASLRRVLLEGLEAYVVFIVQRPDAKAFRPYYEVDPKFSEELVEAAREGVNVKAYKTMFQPPYIYLDPRPLKLEGL is encoded by the coding sequence ATACTTATTGAGAGGCTTAACCGCTTCACCTTGAAGGTTAGGGTAGGCAGGGATATTGTTAAAGCGTACTTGGCTAATCCTGGAAGGCTTACTACGGTGCTCGCTCCGCAGCGTAAAGTACTACTAATGGAGGTAGATGCGATCGGTAGGAGGACGCGTTATAATGTCTTCGCCGTTAAGGTGGCCGGTAACTACGTAACGGTATCCTCGGCCTTCGCTAATAGGATTTTTGAGGAAGCGCTTCGTAGAAGCCTACTCAAAGGCTTTGAAGGCTACGTCTTAAAGCGTAGGGAAGCCTACCTTAAAAACCAGTGTAGGATCGACTTCCTGTTAAGATCAGTTAACGGTAAGGATGCCTACGTCGAAGTTAAATCCTGCACGGAGGTCGTTAACGGCGTAGCATTATTCCCAGACGCGCCAAGTGAAAGGGGTCGTCGCCATGTAGCTTCCTTAAGGAGGGTGCTGCTTGAAGGGCTTGAAGCCTACGTGGTTTTCATTGTTCAAAGGCCTGACGCTAAAGCCTTTAGACCCTACTACGAGGTGGATCCGAAGTTTAGCGAGGAGCTAGTAGAAGCCGCTCGTGAAGGGGTTAACGTTAAAGCCTACAAAACAATGTTTCAACCTCCATACATCTACCTAGATCCTAGACCCCTTAAACTCGAAGGGCTTTAA